The Crocosphaera sp. UHCC 0190 genome has a window encoding:
- a CDS encoding DUF2993 domain-containing protein, with product MTAVVFGTIPFPNQSGDQIVSKAVSAAIAALFKRTGKVEATVRAEPVAKLLQGSVDGFDFIGNGMLMYNGLRIEDMELYVQAVSIDFSAIFKGQVKLRQPTQASMRVVLTEDDLTTSFNTPFVVEKLQRLEHEGQSLYFQNTQMLVNDDKSLTIKSQIQLGKGGETIALDMTAQIDVQERRRIQFVDVTYQGDDKAKTLGKALIDHVNDLLDLDKFALDGTQLRVDRIRIRNKQLIFYGIAKIDRFPQRK from the coding sequence ATGACAGCAGTCGTGTTTGGTACAATCCCCTTCCCCAATCAAAGTGGCGATCAAATCGTCAGCAAAGCCGTTAGTGCTGCGATCGCCGCCCTGTTCAAGCGAACGGGCAAAGTAGAAGCAACGGTGCGGGCCGAACCTGTTGCCAAGTTATTACAAGGCAGCGTGGACGGTTTTGACTTCATTGGCAACGGAATGCTGATGTACAATGGCCTGCGGATTGAAGACATGGAATTATACGTCCAAGCGGTTTCCATTGACTTCAGTGCCATTTTTAAAGGGCAGGTGAAGTTAAGACAGCCTACTCAAGCGAGTATGCGGGTTGTCCTCACCGAAGACGACTTAACCACATCTTTTAATACTCCCTTTGTGGTGGAAAAATTGCAAAGGTTAGAGCATGAGGGACAATCTTTATATTTCCAAAATACCCAGATGCTGGTTAATGATGATAAGTCTTTAACGATTAAGAGTCAAATTCAGCTAGGAAAAGGCGGGGAAACCATCGCCTTAGATATGACGGCGCAAATTGATGTACAGGAGCGACGTAGAATACAATTTGTGGATGTTACCTATCAAGGAGATGACAAAGCGAAAACTTTAGGAAAAGCTTTGATTGATCATGTGAATGACTTGCTAGACTTAGATAAATTCGCCTTAGATGGAACACAACTAAGGGTTGATCGTATTCGTATCCGTAATAAACAGTTAATTTTTTACGGAATTGCGAAAATTGATCGTTTTCCGCAACGCAAGTAA
- a CDS encoding glycosyltransferase — translation MTKISLCMIVKNEQENLPKCLESVKGIVDEMVVMDTGSTDKTIEIAQEFGAIIPTFEWGNDFAEARNEALKYVTGDWVLILDADEVLNRKVVPQIKEAIAIDENLVVNLVRHEIGASQSPYSLVSRLFRKHPEISFARPYHAIIDDSVVELLKTEIYWKIVDLPAITVFHYGYTPGAIASLDKYNRAQKAMESFLETHPNDPYTCSKLGALYFQIGKEKEGIKLLKQGLKSNKADSHVLYELHYHLGNIHAKQEDNEKAIKHYQKAIEQEIMPPLKLGAYNNIGVVLQQVGDLGNAAQAYKTTLQIDPNFINGYYNFAMVLSAMGKLEDSAAVYEKLLLLSPNYAAAYQNLGVVLFKLNKLPESSKAFIKAVNLYEEQNSPEEAENLRNGLIELGLWEGEVKI, via the coding sequence ATGACAAAAATCAGCCTCTGCATGATCGTTAAAAATGAACAAGAAAACCTACCCAAATGTTTAGAAAGTGTTAAAGGTATCGTGGATGAAATGGTGGTCATGGACACCGGATCAACAGATAAAACCATAGAAATTGCTCAAGAATTTGGGGCAATTATTCCAACATTTGAATGGGGTAACGATTTTGCAGAGGCTCGTAATGAAGCCTTAAAATATGTCACTGGAGATTGGGTATTAATTCTGGATGCTGATGAGGTTTTAAACCGGAAAGTCGTCCCACAAATTAAAGAAGCAATTGCCATAGATGAGAATTTAGTCGTTAATTTAGTACGGCATGAAATTGGGGCATCTCAGTCGCCTTATTCTTTAGTTTCTCGGTTATTTCGTAAACACCCAGAAATTAGTTTTGCCCGTCCCTATCATGCGATAATTGACGATAGTGTAGTGGAATTGTTAAAGACAGAAATCTATTGGAAGATTGTAGATTTACCTGCCATTACAGTTTTTCATTATGGGTACACACCAGGGGCAATCGCATCTTTAGATAAATATAATCGCGCCCAAAAAGCAATGGAAAGCTTTTTAGAAACCCATCCCAATGATCCCTATACTTGTAGTAAATTGGGGGCTTTATATTTTCAAATTGGCAAAGAGAAAGAAGGCATAAAATTACTTAAACAAGGCTTAAAATCCAATAAAGCAGACAGCCACGTTTTATATGAACTGCATTACCATTTAGGCAATATTCACGCCAAACAAGAAGATAATGAAAAAGCAATTAAACATTATCAAAAAGCCATTGAACAAGAAATAATGCCGCCGTTAAAATTAGGGGCTTATAATAACATCGGGGTGGTGTTACAACAGGTAGGAGACTTAGGAAATGCGGCCCAAGCTTACAAAACAACCCTACAAATTGATCCCAATTTTATCAACGGATACTATAACTTTGCTATGGTTTTGAGTGCCATGGGTAAATTAGAAGATTCAGCCGCAGTGTATGAAAAATTACTTTTGTTGAGTCCTAATTATGCGGCAGCTTATCAGAATCTTGGGGTAGTATTATTTAAGTTAAATAAATTACCTGAAAGTTCTAAAGCGTTCATAAAAGCTGTTAATCTTTATGAAGAACAAAACAGTCCAGAAGAAGCAGAAAACCTGCGGAATGGCTTAATAGAATTAGGGTTATGGGAAGGGGAAGTGAAAATTTGA
- a CDS encoding ATP-binding protein, whose translation MDKDLRESFQEASRNLTLLPLLKKQDLEKFQVDYGNEVIDELISLVEEAKNDNGKIIFTGHRGCGKSTLLAKFRQLIIDEYFTVFFSISDIIEMSDVNHINILFAIGVQLMAEAEAQNIEISESIKQQFYKWFASHTRIIQEDLKTSGSLGINLFEIITGKLQADKTVRDEIKQTFLRDISKLISRINEIAATISSVSNKKIIVIIDDLDKLDLAVVREIYKDNIKALFQPSFMIIFSIPIAAYREVDLKDAMETETNDRIIPMPVYKIFNKGESRKENAVTIPQTNETLLNVLNKRISTDLIEDETAKEIILYSGGVLREVIRIANGCCRICLQLLRKNTDNKDIKINYEVLKEAIKKLRLDFSIRLGKADYEILEKTYQVFNPDDPKDQKFLDLLHGLYVLEYRNDELWYDVHPIVIELLKRRQES comes from the coding sequence ATGGACAAAGATTTACGCGAATCATTTCAAGAAGCATCTAGAAATTTGACCCTATTACCTCTGTTGAAAAAACAAGACCTTGAGAAGTTTCAAGTAGACTATGGAAACGAAGTTATTGATGAATTAATATCTTTAGTTGAAGAAGCTAAAAATGATAATGGTAAAATCATTTTTACCGGACATCGTGGGTGCGGAAAATCAACCCTTTTAGCGAAATTTCGTCAACTGATTATTGATGAATATTTTACCGTATTTTTCTCAATTTCTGACATCATTGAAATGTCAGACGTGAATCATATTAATATTTTATTTGCCATTGGTGTACAATTAATGGCTGAAGCAGAAGCACAAAATATAGAAATTAGTGAATCTATCAAACAACAATTTTATAAGTGGTTTGCTAGTCATACACGCATTATACAAGAAGATTTGAAAACATCGGGTTCTCTTGGTATTAACCTGTTTGAAATAATTACAGGAAAATTACAAGCAGATAAAACAGTTCGAGATGAAATTAAACAGACTTTTTTAAGAGATATTTCTAAGCTTATTTCCCGTATTAATGAAATTGCCGCTACTATTTCATCGGTTAGCAATAAAAAAATTATAGTTATCATTGATGACTTGGATAAATTAGATTTAGCAGTTGTTAGAGAAATCTATAAGGACAATATTAAAGCCTTATTTCAACCAAGTTTTATGATTATTTTTAGTATTCCCATTGCTGCTTATCGAGAAGTTGATTTAAAAGATGCAATGGAGACAGAAACAAATGATAGAATTATTCCTATGCCAGTCTATAAGATATTTAATAAAGGAGAAAGTCGTAAGGAGAATGCTGTTACTATTCCTCAAACAAACGAAACCTTATTAAATGTCTTAAATAAAAGAATATCAACTGATTTAATAGAGGATGAAACCGCAAAAGAGATCATTCTTTATAGTGGTGGTGTGTTACGGGAAGTGATTCGTATTGCTAATGGTTGTTGTCGTATTTGTTTACAATTACTTCGCAAAAATACTGATAATAAAGATATAAAAATTAATTATGAAGTCCTAAAAGAAGCTATTAAGAAATTACGTCTTGACTTTTCAATTCGTTTAGGTAAAGCAGATTACGAAATATTAGAAAAAACCTATCAAGTCTTTAACCCTGATGATCCTAAAGACCAAAAATTCTTAGATTTATTACACGGTTTATATGTTTTAGAATATCGCAATGATGAACTTTGGTATGATGTTCATCCCATTGTTATTGAACTCTTGAAGCGGAGACAAGAAAGCTAA
- a CDS encoding tetratricopeptide repeat protein has protein sequence METLDLAEINNQNETEYDGLIVSIEANERLLNLLIAVCDDLTYRDKIIDQYEKELRQQNIPCYQITLPKEEPSLRRSIANLVEQKKCLQEETNAVITVTGAEKLRYLSLNDERSEQEVFLGYLQWTREALRRFPFTIILWVTKQLEIEISKKAPDFWSWRKGVFRFISKKTVTVPIEELNAFTLELNNIEEEEYLLPLEDLQALVEQVEETKGNQDASLITLYNSLGKVYKNRTERGESQNYKEEQDKAIEYYLKALDLYHTLNKEHDLEYGLIISELAEIYQYQGKYTEAESLFLKALDLRKRLLGDNHPDVAESFDNLAIVYESQERYTEAESLFLEALDLRKTLLGDNHPDVAQSINNIAGLYESQKRYTEAESLFLEALDLRKRLSEDNHHNVAQTLNNLAGLYQYQGRYTEAEPLYLEALDLIKSLLGNNHPHVATTLNNLASLYKSQKRYKEAEPLYLEALNLIKSLLGNSHPDFATTLNNLASLYESQERYTEAEPLYLEALEMAEKTLGKNHLDTFTIRNNLASMRKKLNIQENLGCNV, from the coding sequence ATGGAAACCCTTGATTTAGCGGAAATAAATAATCAGAATGAGACAGAATATGATGGTTTAATTGTTAGCATTGAAGCAAATGAAAGACTTTTAAATTTACTGATTGCCGTTTGTGATGATTTGACTTATCGAGATAAAATTATTGATCAATATGAGAAAGAATTAAGACAACAAAATATTCCTTGTTATCAAATAACTTTACCAAAAGAAGAACCTAGTTTACGCAGATCAATTGCTAATTTAGTAGAACAAAAAAAGTGTTTACAGGAAGAAACAAATGCAGTTATTACTGTAACAGGTGCAGAAAAATTACGCTATTTATCTTTAAATGATGAACGATCAGAACAAGAAGTTTTCTTAGGATATTTACAGTGGACAAGAGAAGCATTAAGACGGTTTCCTTTTACTATTATTCTTTGGGTAACTAAACAATTAGAAATTGAGATTAGTAAAAAAGCCCCTGATTTTTGGAGTTGGAGAAAAGGAGTATTTCGGTTTATTTCTAAAAAGACTGTTACGGTTCCCATTGAAGAATTAAATGCTTTTACTTTGGAACTAAATAATATCGAAGAAGAAGAATATTTATTACCATTAGAGGATTTACAAGCATTAGTTGAACAGGTAGAAGAAACAAAAGGCAATCAAGATGCTAGTTTAATTACCCTGTATAATAGTTTAGGTAAAGTTTATAAAAATAGAACAGAAAGGGGAGAGTCACAGAATTATAAAGAAGAACAAGATAAAGCAATTGAGTATTATTTAAAGGCGTTAGATTTATATCACACTCTTAATAAAGAACATGATTTAGAGTATGGATTAATTATTAGTGAGCTTGCAGAAATTTATCAATATCAAGGAAAATATACAGAAGCAGAATCCTTGTTTTTGAAAGCATTAGACTTAAGAAAACGTCTCTTGGGAGATAATCATCCTGATGTTGCAGAAAGTTTCGATAATCTGGCAATAGTCTACGAATCTCAGGAAAGATATACAGAAGCAGAATCCTTATTTTTAGAAGCATTAGACTTAAGAAAAACTCTCTTAGGAGATAATCATCCTGATGTTGCACAAAGTATCAATAATATTGCAGGACTCTACGAATCTCAGAAAAGATATACAGAAGCAGAATCCTTATTTTTAGAAGCATTAGACTTAAGAAAACGTCTTTCAGAAGATAATCATCATAATGTTGCACAAACTCTTAACAATCTTGCAGGACTTTATCAATATCAAGGAAGATATACAGAAGCGGAACCCTTATATTTAGAAGCGTTAGACTTAATAAAAAGTCTCTTAGGAAACAACCATCCTCATGTTGCTACCACTCTCAATAATCTTGCATCACTCTACAAATCTCAGAAAAGATATAAAGAAGCAGAACCCTTATATTTAGAAGCGTTAAACTTAATAAAAAGTCTTTTAGGAAACAGTCATCCTGATTTTGCTACCACTCTCAATAATCTCGCATCACTCTACGAATCTCAAGAAAGATATACAGAAGCAGAACCCTTATATTTAGAAGCATTAGAGATGGCAGAAAAAACATTAGGTAAAAATCATCTTGACACTTTCACTATCCGTAATAATTTAGCTTCAATGCGTAAAAAGTTAAACATTCAAGAAAACTTAGGATGCAATGTTTAA
- the serS gene encoding serine--tRNA ligase: MLDLKQIRENPETIQALLNRRSPSQEYDLTPILERDRTTRQLEATRSELQARSNEISKLIPQKIKSGTNPKGDEITTLKEEGSNIKTQLSELEPQEKELKAEIEALLLQLPNLPSESTPIGKNETENVEIRKWGDEYLPKIEILPHWEIAERLGILEVERAVKIAQSRFIALIGAGAALERALINFMLEQQIAAGYIEVMPPVLINSAALQGTGQLPKFAEESFKCPDDDLWLAPTAEVPVTNLYSGEVLEAEKLPIKHCAFTPCFRREAGSYGKDTRGLIRLHQFNKVELVKIVHPDTSEAEHQQLVANAEAILQALKLPYRVLELCTGDLGFGANKCYDLEVWLPSSGTYREISSCSNCWDFQARRANIRFKEKGKKGTQYVHTLNGSGLAVGRTMAAILENYQQPDGSVKVPDVLQPYLKRETL, translated from the coding sequence GTGTTAGACCTTAAACAGATACGAGAAAATCCAGAAACCATACAAGCATTACTCAACCGTCGCAGTCCTTCCCAGGAATACGATCTCACGCCCATTTTAGAACGCGATCGCACCACCAGACAACTAGAAGCAACTCGTAGCGAATTACAAGCGCGTAGTAACGAAATTAGCAAATTAATACCCCAAAAAATTAAAAGCGGAACTAACCCCAAGGGAGACGAGATCACAACCCTAAAAGAAGAAGGAAGTAACATCAAAACTCAACTCAGTGAATTAGAACCTCAAGAAAAAGAATTAAAAGCAGAAATTGAAGCTTTATTATTACAATTACCGAACCTTCCTAGTGAGTCTACACCTATTGGGAAAAATGAAACTGAAAACGTAGAAATTCGTAAATGGGGGGATGAATATTTACCTAAAATTGAAATCTTACCCCATTGGGAGATTGCCGAAAGATTAGGCATCTTAGAAGTAGAAAGAGCCGTTAAAATCGCTCAAAGTCGCTTTATTGCCTTAATTGGGGCAGGAGCAGCTTTAGAAAGGGCGTTGATTAATTTTATGTTAGAGCAACAGATTGCGGCGGGATATATAGAAGTAATGCCCCCGGTTTTAATTAATAGTGCTGCCCTACAAGGAACGGGACAACTGCCTAAATTTGCCGAGGAAAGTTTTAAATGTCCTGATGATGATTTATGGTTAGCACCAACGGCAGAAGTTCCCGTGACAAACCTCTATAGTGGCGAAGTTTTAGAAGCGGAAAAATTGCCGATAAAACATTGTGCATTTACCCCATGTTTTCGTCGGGAAGCGGGAAGTTATGGCAAGGATACTAGGGGACTTATTCGACTTCATCAATTTAATAAAGTAGAATTGGTCAAAATCGTTCATCCTGACACTTCAGAAGCAGAACATCAACAATTAGTTGCCAATGCAGAAGCCATTTTACAGGCTTTAAAATTGCCTTATCGAGTCTTAGAATTGTGTACAGGTGATTTAGGATTTGGGGCGAATAAATGTTATGATTTAGAGGTTTGGTTGCCTTCTTCGGGAACCTATAGAGAGATTTCTAGTTGTTCTAATTGTTGGGATTTTCAAGCAAGACGGGCGAATATTCGCTTTAAAGAAAAGGGCAAAAAAGGAACCCAATATGTTCATACTTTGAACGGTTCAGGTTTAGCAGTTGGTAGAACAATGGCAGCTATTTTAGAGAACTATCAACAACCAGATGGAAGTGTTAAAGTTCCTGATGTTTTACAACCCTATTTAAAGCGAGAAACTTTATAA
- the bcp gene encoding thioredoxin-dependent thiol peroxidase, protein MSKLLEIGQPASNFTINNQDGKAVNLNGFLGQWLVLYFYPKDNTPGCTTEAQDFSKLTPEFEALGAKIIGISPDSEKSHCKFIAKHQLSLELLCDSDHQVAESYGVWGLKKFMGKEYMGIIRSTFIINPEQNIAYIWSNVRVKNHAETVLKKLRELQS, encoded by the coding sequence ATGAGTAAATTATTAGAAATTGGGCAACCGGCCTCCAACTTTACGATTAATAATCAAGACGGTAAAGCGGTTAATTTAAACGGTTTTTTAGGACAATGGTTAGTATTATATTTCTATCCTAAAGATAATACTCCTGGTTGTACCACAGAAGCGCAAGATTTCAGCAAATTAACCCCAGAATTTGAGGCATTAGGGGCAAAAATTATCGGAATTAGTCCTGACTCAGAAAAGTCTCATTGTAAGTTTATTGCTAAACATCAATTATCTTTAGAATTACTGTGTGATTCTGATCATCAAGTGGCAGAAAGTTATGGAGTTTGGGGGTTAAAAAAATTCATGGGGAAGGAATATATGGGGATTATTCGTTCTACATTTATCATTAATCCAGAGCAAAATATTGCCTATATTTGGTCAAATGTTAGGGTTAAAAATCATGCAGAAACAGTGTTAAAGAAATTACGAGAATTACAAAGTTAA
- a CDS encoding peptidase C39: MLNLIISSIVGFGFGGFCGHSLSQKGITAENALEKHQKTARTIFLGLVTILTLLIVLDRSNVYYQFPRLVPHLFLLYLQSSFDKVLLGFGFFICGLLLLLELSGWSSSKRRNQLLVGLSGITFCLCLLLYWFSPIVNDLGEFRTSDGVVLQSTTVTCAPATIATLARISGKHPNIQEKDVVKLTQTNRLGTNTIAEIRAMKQLGLNPEYHYDFPLNKLLERHQFALLHVKQRWLSQQFPHAVALLGIDQENQALILGNPLFGVELKKISELEGYWFGEVIFIN, from the coding sequence ATGCTCAATCTAATTATTTCTAGCATTGTTGGTTTCGGATTTGGTGGATTTTGTGGTCATTCTTTATCCCAAAAAGGAATTACTGCTGAAAATGCCTTAGAAAAGCATCAAAAAACAGCTAGGACAATTTTTCTGGGGTTAGTAACTATTTTAACCTTATTAATTGTTCTTGATCGCTCTAATGTATATTATCAGTTTCCTAGGCTAGTTCCTCATCTTTTTTTATTGTATCTTCAATCGAGTTTTGATAAAGTATTGTTGGGCTTTGGTTTCTTTATTTGTGGTCTGTTATTATTGTTAGAATTATCAGGCTGGTCATCCAGTAAACGCCGCAATCAGTTATTAGTTGGACTGTCAGGAATTACCTTCTGTTTATGTTTACTATTGTATTGGTTTTCTCCCATTGTTAATGATTTAGGAGAGTTTAGAACAAGTGACGGAGTTGTATTACAATCAACGACTGTAACCTGTGCGCCAGCAACTATTGCAACCCTCGCCAGAATTAGCGGAAAACATCCTAATATTCAAGAGAAAGATGTAGTTAAACTAACACAAACCAATCGATTAGGAACTAATACTATTGCAGAAATTAGGGCTATGAAACAATTAGGATTAAACCCTGAATATCATTATGATTTCCCATTAAACAAATTACTAGAACGTCATCAATTTGCCCTACTTCATGTTAAGCAAAGATGGTTAAGTCAGCAATTTCCCCATGCGGTTGCATTACTAGGTATAGATCAAGAAAATCAGGCGTTAATTCTCGGAAATCCCTTATTCGGGGTCGAACTTAAAAAAATCAGTGAATTAGAAGGATACTGGTTCGGTGAAGTTATTTTTATTAATTAA
- a CDS encoding HupE/UreJ family protein, translated as MRFAFTKHQQRFNLSIILTLFSLLILTQSASAHHPFGGKTPSNFFEGFLSGLAHPIIGLDHFAFIIASGLLGTRFKQGFLIPIAFVVATMEGTGIHLQEINLPLPEGIIATSVIIFGGLLALKNNPFFSSSISMIIVATVAMIAGIFHGYAYGEAIVGSEMTPLVAYLNGFATIQLLVAFAAFGIGTVIIQKLSGKAVYILRIVGLVISSVGFVFLGASFSS; from the coding sequence ATGAGATTTGCTTTCACGAAACATCAGCAACGCTTCAATCTTAGCATTATTCTAACTCTTTTTTCCCTATTAATCCTAACACAATCTGCCTCGGCTCATCATCCTTTCGGGGGAAAAACGCCGTCAAATTTTTTCGAGGGATTTTTATCAGGATTAGCCCATCCTATCATTGGATTAGATCATTTTGCTTTTATCATTGCCAGTGGATTATTAGGAACGAGATTTAAACAAGGATTCTTAATTCCTATTGCTTTTGTTGTCGCTACGATGGAAGGAACAGGAATTCATTTACAGGAGATTAATTTACCGTTACCAGAAGGCATAATTGCCACTTCTGTGATTATTTTTGGGGGATTATTAGCCCTCAAAAATAATCCATTTTTCTCTTCTTCTATTTCTATGATAATTGTGGCAACTGTGGCGATGATTGCCGGAATTTTTCATGGTTATGCCTACGGAGAGGCCATTGTTGGCTCAGAAATGACCCCCTTAGTTGCTTATTTAAACGGGTTTGCTACAATTCAGTTATTGGTGGCTTTTGCTGCTTTTGGAATCGGTACAGTTATCATACAAAAATTGAGTGGTAAAGCCGTTTATATTTTACGAATTGTTGGCTTGGTAATTAGTTCAGTAGGATTTGTCTTTTTAGGGGCTTCTTTTAGTAGTTAA
- a CDS encoding DUF6464 family protein, which produces MKADSLMTEVILTYPHQFLGKIQLDWRPQPGNYFELEGQTYAVLETHHHYRYQVGGYCLNKISLYVQIAQPPTEKSLLDGRWIVGDINCRFNAHSEILRCAVNPEGPCQNCHFFDIKN; this is translated from the coding sequence ATGAAAGCTGATTCTTTAATGACAGAAGTAATTTTAACGTACCCTCATCAATTTTTAGGAAAAATTCAATTAGACTGGAGGCCACAACCAGGTAACTATTTTGAATTAGAAGGACAAACTTATGCAGTGTTAGAAACTCATCATCATTATCGCTATCAAGTCGGTGGTTATTGTCTCAATAAAATCTCTCTTTATGTACAAATTGCCCAACCTCCCACGGAAAAAAGTTTACTTGATGGCCGTTGGATAGTGGGAGATATTAACTGTCGTTTTAATGCTCATTCGGAAATTTTACGCTGTGCAGTAAACCCGGAAGGCCCTTGTCAAAATTGTCATTTTTTTGACATCAAAAATTAA
- the fmt gene encoding methionyl-tRNA formyltransferase → MKVVFFGTPQFAVPTLQKLLDDPNFEVIGVVTQPDKRRGRGKQLIPSPVKKVALNHPIPIWQPKRIKKHSDTLSQLKNAQADAFVVVAYGQILSKEILEMPKLGCINVHGSILPQYRGAAPIQWSIYNGDRQTGITTMLMDEGMDTGAMLLTAYIKINLLDNAHQIAEKLANQGAELLIETLQKLHNREIQAIAQDSEKATYAPLINKEDYIINWSKSAIEIHNQIRGFYPNCLTNFRGDSLKIIVTIPWQSTYLAELGEGLEMPEKQQDSLTSLKGKPGEVVNIIKNFGPVIQTGEGLLLLKEIQRSGKKVQSGWDLVNGTHLALGEILGSDA, encoded by the coding sequence TGGAACCCCTCAATTTGCTGTCCCAACCCTACAAAAATTATTAGATGATCCTAATTTTGAGGTTATTGGGGTGGTAACACAACCAGATAAACGAAGGGGAAGGGGTAAACAATTAATTCCCTCACCTGTTAAAAAAGTGGCATTAAACCATCCTATTCCTATCTGGCAACCCAAACGTATCAAAAAACATTCAGACACCCTTTCACAGCTAAAAAATGCCCAAGCAGATGCTTTTGTTGTCGTTGCTTATGGACAAATTTTATCTAAGGAAATTTTAGAAATGCCCAAATTAGGATGTATTAATGTTCATGGTTCTATTTTACCTCAATATCGAGGAGCCGCACCCATTCAATGGAGTATTTATAACGGCGATCGCCAAACGGGAATTACTACAATGTTAATGGATGAGGGTATGGACACAGGGGCGATGTTATTAACAGCTTACATCAAAATTAATTTGTTAGACAATGCTCATCAAATTGCTGAGAAATTGGCTAATCAAGGAGCAGAATTATTGATAGAAACGTTACAAAAATTACACAACAGAGAGATTCAAGCCATTGCCCAAGATTCAGAAAAAGCAACTTATGCTCCTTTAATTAACAAAGAAGATTATATCATCAATTGGTCAAAATCTGCCATTGAAATCCATAATCAAATTAGAGGATTTTACCCTAATTGTTTGACTAATTTTCGGGGTGATTCTCTCAAAATTATAGTAACAATTCCCTGGCAATCGACTTATTTGGCTGAATTAGGTGAAGGGTTAGAAATGCCAGAAAAACAGCAAGATTCTCTTACTTCTTTAAAGGGAAAACCTGGGGAAGTAGTTAATATCATTAAAAATTTTGGACCTGTTATTCAAACCGGAGAAGGATTACTATTATTAAAGGAAATTCAGAGATCTGGTAAAAAAGTTCAATCAGGGTGGGATTTAGTGAATGGGACACATTTAGCTTTAGGGGAAATTTTAGGGAGTGATGCTTAA